In Bacteroidota bacterium, a single genomic region encodes these proteins:
- a CDS encoding porin family protein — protein MIICVIVLFTVTEANAQKKVGGGVWYATEMENVGISINGAYFFSDNFSVAPSFTYFLEKNHVNWSMLDLDVNYSFTELDFGNLYAIGGLNLTFFSVDLGGWGNASGTNTSFNAGIGLGMPIGDNMTLCPEVRYTFGDGDFLRIGVKLLIEI, from the coding sequence ATGATTATCTGTGTGATCGTGTTGTTCACAGTTACTGAGGCTAATGCGCAAAAAAAAGTAGGTGGTGGTGTATGGTATGCTACTGAAATGGAAAATGTCGGTATCAGTATTAATGGTGCTTATTTCTTTAGCGATAATTTTAGCGTAGCTCCATCTTTCACATATTTTCTTGAAAAAAACCATGTGAATTGGTCAATGTTGGATTTAGATGTTAACTATTCTTTTACAGAATTGGATTTTGGTAATCTTTATGCTATTGGAGGTTTAAATTTAACCTTCTTTAGTGTCGACTTAGGTGGCTGGGGTAATGCTTCAGGAACAAATACAAGTTTCAATGCAGGTATAGGTCTGGGCATGCCGATAGGTGATAATATGACATTATGCCCTGAAGTACGATATACTTTTGGTGATGGAGATTTTCTTCGTATTGGAGTGAAGCTCTTAATAGAGATTTAG
- a CDS encoding carboxypeptidase regulatory-like domain-containing protein, translating to MKKKLLLIGIILFIGVSMSFYSCKKDSDENVGDANATGVVINSQNGLGLANATLYFTRDLTATDYNNSNYTVTSDQNGNYTITNAVAGTYLCFVVSNGYFVRQFQVTLVSGTNTLDPVTLVNAPAAGSFRIVLTWGLTPSDLDSHLTGPDGSGGRFHMYFSGSAKNPNQYISLDVDDTSGQGPETTTISGFFNGMYRFSVHNYTNKYTANAGAEIKSSPAKVELYDSSGLKNTFNPPAFTGNGDTWRVFEIVVSGTNKTINTINTYVLSTSYSDITIFKSGTEKVGQFKINDF from the coding sequence ATGAAAAAGAAATTATTACTAATAGGCATAATCTTGTTTATTGGAGTATCAATGAGTTTTTATTCCTGTAAAAAAGATTCAGATGAGAATGTAGGGGATGCTAATGCAACCGGAGTTGTTATTAACTCACAAAACGGACTTGGCCTCGCTAATGCTACCCTCTATTTCACCCGTGACTTAACTGCTACGGATTATAATAATTCAAATTATACGGTTACTTCTGACCAAAATGGAAACTATACCATAACTAATGCTGTAGCAGGAACTTATCTCTGCTTTGTTGTTTCAAATGGATATTTCGTGCGACAATTTCAAGTAACATTGGTATCCGGAACTAACACTTTGGATCCGGTTACTTTAGTCAATGCACCTGCAGCAGGATCATTCCGTATTGTTTTAACATGGGGATTGACACCATCTGATTTGGATAGTCATTTAACCGGACCAGACGGCAGCGGCGGAAGATTTCATATGTATTTTTCAGGCTCTGCAAAAAACCCGAATCAATATATAAGCCTCGATGTTGACGACACCTCAGGCCAAGGGCCTGAAACAACCACCATTTCAGGTTTCTTTAATGGCATGTATCGTTTCTCGGTTCATAATTATACTAATAAATATACTGCAAATGCAGGAGCTGAAATTAAGTCGTCTCCCGCAAAAGTTGAGTTATATGACTCTTCAGGCCTAAAAAACACTTTTAATCCACCTGCATTTACAGGTAACGGTGATACCTGGAGAGTATTTGAAATTGTGGTAAGCGGAACCAATAAAACTATAAACACTATTAATACTTATGTACTTTCTACTTCTTATTCTGACATAACTATTTTTAAAAGCGGTACAGAGAAAGTTGGACAATTTAAAATTAATGACTTTTAA
- a CDS encoding OmpA family protein, producing the protein MKYRFPGLIFIFIFSFITPTLIAQHQVNKKALKLQELAFIHFKQNDTTNALEFALEAIKRDSLFASSWVLAGNIYEMHEQIELAAHFYRKALDLSTDEFNHLFYALAELEVKLKNFDAAIKYLSKYLSLRIADERERREAEQLKLTAEYRKNAYQNPVEFKPKNLGQKVNSSNDEYVNSLSTDEQSMYLTIKSKVVDVIQNAPAYIENIYQTQLDSINWSDPKIVIFGDQFIDGAGGASVSPNNRYLFFTSCNKADSKGGCDLYYSKIIDGKLSDAKNLGSIVNSGSWDSQPCFSSNGISLFFASKRPGGFGGSDIWISELDKNGNFTNPQNAGSTINTTGDEMAPLIHYDAATLFFSSNGHIGMGGYDLFVSKYSSDGNWSMPENLGYPVNTDRDEINLIVAPDGLTAYISSDQPNGFGGFDIYKFSLNQAVRPNPVTYVKGIVYDAETGEKLNAKVELVKPETGELFTRSESDLETGAFLVALPMDQMISLNVDKKGYLFYSDHFNTHFKGSKADPVEIQIPLKKLKSGEIMVLNNIFFEINKFELMESSFPELNKLEALLSENPSLRVEISGHTDNVGTIDYNNELSKKRAKSVYDYLISKGFEPLMMEYKGFGFTKPIDTNDTESGKSKNRRTEIKIL; encoded by the coding sequence ATGAAATATCGCTTTCCGGGTTTAATATTCATCTTTATATTTAGTTTTATCACTCCTACATTGATCGCTCAGCATCAGGTGAATAAAAAAGCCTTAAAACTTCAAGAGCTGGCATTTATCCATTTCAAACAAAATGATACTACCAATGCACTTGAGTTTGCACTTGAGGCCATCAAAAGAGATAGTTTATTTGCTTCCTCATGGGTACTTGCGGGTAATATTTATGAGATGCATGAACAAATTGAATTGGCAGCTCATTTTTATCGAAAGGCGTTAGATCTTTCGACCGATGAATTCAATCATCTGTTTTATGCGTTGGCGGAGTTGGAAGTGAAATTGAAAAATTTCGACGCTGCCATTAAATATCTTTCGAAATATTTAAGTTTGAGAATAGCCGATGAACGGGAGCGAAGAGAGGCTGAACAATTAAAATTAACTGCGGAATATAGAAAAAATGCCTATCAAAACCCTGTTGAATTTAAGCCTAAAAACCTTGGTCAAAAGGTGAATAGCTCAAACGATGAATATGTGAATTCATTAAGTACGGATGAACAATCAATGTATCTGACCATTAAAAGTAAAGTTGTTGATGTGATTCAGAACGCTCCGGCTTACATCGAAAATATTTATCAAACCCAATTGGATAGCATAAATTGGTCCGATCCGAAAATTGTAATATTTGGGGATCAGTTCATTGATGGGGCAGGAGGGGCATCGGTTTCACCTAATAATCGTTATCTCTTTTTTACATCCTGTAATAAGGCAGATAGCAAAGGCGGCTGCGATTTGTATTATTCCAAAATTATTGACGGGAAACTAAGTGATGCTAAAAATCTGGGCTCGATTGTTAATTCAGGTAGTTGGGATTCTCAACCATGTTTTTCATCCAATGGTATAAGTTTGTTTTTTGCCAGCAAACGTCCCGGTGGGTTTGGTGGGTCGGACATCTGGATTTCAGAACTGGATAAAAACGGAAATTTTACAAATCCTCAAAATGCAGGTTCAACCATAAATACCACTGGCGATGAGATGGCTCCCTTGATCCATTACGATGCTGCCACGCTCTTTTTTTCGTCGAACGGCCATATTGGGATGGGAGGGTACGATTTATTCGTGAGTAAATATTCATCCGATGGAAATTGGAGTATGCCTGAAAATCTGGGTTATCCCGTGAATACCGATCGGGACGAAATTAACCTGATCGTGGCCCCCGACGGATTAACTGCCTACATTTCTTCCGATCAACCGAATGGATTCGGGGGCTTTGATATTTATAAATTTAGCTTGAATCAAGCAGTTCGGCCCAATCCGGTAACTTATGTTAAAGGGATTGTTTATGATGCTGAAACAGGGGAGAAGTTAAATGCAAAAGTTGAGTTGGTGAAGCCGGAAACAGGTGAACTGTTCACCCGTTCCGAATCTGATTTGGAGACCGGGGCCTTTTTGGTTGCTCTACCGATGGATCAAATGATTTCACTAAATGTGGACAAAAAGGGCTACTTATTTTATTCCGATCATTTTAATACCCATTTTAAAGGCAGTAAAGCCGATCCTGTTGAAATCCAGATCCCGCTCAAAAAATTGAAATCAGGCGAAATCATGGTTTTGAATAACATCTTTTTTGAAATCAATAAATTCGAATTGATGGAAAGCTCGTTTCCTGAGTTGAATAAATTGGAAGCACTTTTAAGTGAAAACCCGTCATTAAGAGTCGAAATTTCAGGGCATACCGATAATGTCGGAACCATAGATTATAATAATGAACTTTCTAAAAAAAGAGCCAAATCGGTTTATGATTATTTGATCAGTAAAGGTTTCGAACCCTTGATGATGGAATATAAAGGCTTTGGTTTTACTAAACCAATTGATACAAATGATACTGAATCAGGTAAATCCAAAAACAGGCGGACAGAAATCAAAATTTTATAG
- a CDS encoding radical SAM protein codes for MIESVEQNLKNGKLLPLMEEFYTIQGEGFHTGKPAYFVRIGGCDVGCSWCDTKRSWNAELHPAVLADDIVKRAVATPGKAVVVTGGEPSMYELGYFTAELHKNQILTFIETSGAHKLSGEWDWICLSPKRQIPPKKEIFKKAHELKMIVQTEADIAWAEENSLKVSEHCELYLQPEWSVAPKILPIIIEYAKNNPKWKISLQSHKYMKIP; via the coding sequence ATGATTGAATCAGTTGAACAGAATTTGAAGAATGGGAAATTGCTTCCATTAATGGAGGAATTTTACACCATTCAGGGTGAAGGTTTTCATACAGGCAAACCAGCCTATTTCGTGCGTATTGGTGGATGTGATGTGGGATGTAGCTGGTGCGATACCAAACGATCGTGGAATGCAGAGCTTCATCCCGCTGTATTAGCTGATGATATCGTTAAACGGGCTGTTGCAACCCCGGGAAAGGCAGTTGTTGTGACCGGAGGCGAACCATCTATGTATGAATTGGGCTATTTCACTGCCGAATTGCACAAAAATCAAATACTCACTTTTATTGAAACCTCCGGTGCCCATAAACTGAGTGGCGAATGGGATTGGATTTGTTTATCGCCCAAACGACAAATCCCACCTAAAAAAGAAATCTTTAAAAAGGCCCATGAACTTAAAATGATCGTTCAAACTGAGGCTGACATTGCATGGGCAGAGGAGAATTCTCTCAAGGTTAGCGAGCATTGCGAACTCTATTTGCAACCCGAGTGGAGTGTAGCTCCGAAAATTTTACCGATCATAATTGAATACGCCAAGAACAATCCCAAATGGAAAATTTCGTTACAGAGTCATAAGTACATGAAAATTCCATAA
- the folD gene encoding bifunctional methylenetetrahydrofolate dehydrogenase/methenyltetrahydrofolate cyclohydrolase FolD, producing the protein MKIIDGKKIAEKIKSEIAKEVAAMIDKDERGPHLVAILVGDDAASHTYVASKEKACASVGMTSSIYRHPSSISEKELLEIVDFLNNDDEVDGFIVQLPLPAHIDENKIIQRIDPKKDVDGFHPINIGKMVLGLPTFISATPQGIMMLLEQSKIETAGKHVVVVGRSNIVGTPVSVLLSRKAKNANATVTLCHSKTENLKEICKSADILIAAIGVCEFIKADMVKEGAVVIDVGMHRVASTKTQSGFKLIGDVAFDEVAEKCSYITPVPGGVGPMTIVSLLQNTLKAYKKEVR; encoded by the coding sequence ATGAAAATTATCGACGGAAAGAAAATAGCAGAAAAAATAAAGTCTGAAATTGCAAAAGAAGTTGCTGCGATGATTGATAAGGATGAGAGAGGTCCACATCTGGTAGCGATTTTAGTTGGAGATGATGCTGCAAGTCATACCTATGTCGCATCAAAAGAGAAAGCTTGTGCTTCTGTTGGAATGACATCATCTATTTATCGTCATCCTTCATCTATCAGTGAAAAAGAATTATTGGAGATAGTTGATTTCTTAAATAATGATGATGAAGTTGACGGATTTATTGTACAGTTGCCTTTGCCCGCTCATATTGACGAAAATAAAATAATACAACGTATCGATCCCAAAAAGGATGTGGATGGCTTTCACCCCATTAATATTGGAAAGATGGTTCTTGGATTGCCAACTTTTATTTCAGCTACACCTCAGGGAATTATGATGCTTCTAGAGCAGAGCAAAATAGAAACCGCCGGTAAACATGTTGTAGTGGTCGGAAGAAGTAATATCGTTGGAACTCCTGTTAGTGTTTTATTGTCGCGCAAAGCAAAAAATGCAAACGCCACCGTTACCCTTTGCCATAGCAAAACAGAAAATCTGAAGGAAATATGCAAATCAGCAGATATCTTAATCGCTGCTATCGGTGTTTGTGAATTCATCAAAGCAGATATGGTCAAAGAAGGTGCAGTAGTTATTGATGTGGGAATGCATCGCGTAGCTTCTACTAAAACCCAATCGGGATTTAAACTTATAGGTGATGTTGCATTTGATGAAGTAGCCGAAAAATGCAGTTATATAACTCCTGTTCCGGGAGGAGTTGGACCAATGACAATCGTATCCTTACTTCAAAATACTTTAAAAGCCTATAAAAAAGAGGTTCGCTAA
- a CDS encoding four helix bundle protein, whose product MRDFKTLNIWQDGMELVKAVYQIVELLPNDEKFGMRSQMTRAAISIPSNIAEGCSRDSQKDFKRFLEIALGSAFELETQILILIEISILKIDEIQLLLDNLTKLKKQINSLIQKLKANSQ is encoded by the coding sequence ATGAGAGATTTCAAAACATTAAATATTTGGCAAGACGGAATGGAGCTAGTAAAGGCAGTTTATCAGATTGTTGAATTATTGCCTAATGATGAAAAATTTGGCATGAGAAGTCAAATGACTAGAGCAGCAATTTCAATTCCTTCAAATATTGCAGAAGGATGTAGTCGGGATAGTCAAAAGGATTTTAAGAGATTTCTTGAAATAGCCTTAGGTTCAGCTTTTGAATTGGAAACTCAAATTTTAATTTTAATTGAAATTAGTATTTTAAAAATTGATGAAATTCAATTATTATTGGATAATTTAACAAAGCTTAAAAAGCAAATTAATAGTCTAATCCAAAAACTTAAAGCCAACAGCCAATAA
- the ffh gene encoding signal recognition particle protein: protein MFEGLSEKLERSFKLLKGQGYITEINIAETLKEVRKALLDADVSYKIAKQFTEDVKQRALGLNVLTAVSPGQLMIKVVHDELTRLMGSEKVDLNEKGNPAIVLIAGLQGSGKTTFSAKLANYLKTKKGKKLLLVACDVYRPAAIKQLQVLGEQIGVEVFTEIDNNNPIKIAKHAISYAKDKGLNYVIVDTAGRLAIDDEMMNEISSIKNTINPHETLFVVDSMTGQDAVNTAKTFNDRLDYDGVVLTKLDGDTRGGAALTIRSVVNKPIKFVGIGEKMEAIDIFHPSRMADRILGMGDIVSLVEKAQEQYDVEEAKILQRKIVKNQFNFNDFLSQIKQIKKMGNVKDLMGMIPGMSKALKDTEIDDDAFKSIEAIIYSMTPQEREDPKLLNGTRKKRVAIGSGTDIQEVNRLIKQFGETSKMMKMMTGGKGKNMMNLMRNAGRR, encoded by the coding sequence ATGTTTGAAGGTTTATCAGAAAAGCTGGAGCGCTCGTTTAAATTATTAAAAGGGCAGGGATATATTACAGAAATTAACATTGCAGAAACCCTGAAAGAAGTGCGTAAAGCATTACTCGATGCGGATGTTAGCTATAAAATTGCCAAACAATTTACAGAAGATGTTAAACAAAGGGCCCTTGGCCTAAATGTATTAACTGCAGTTTCTCCCGGACAACTAATGATTAAAGTTGTTCATGATGAACTAACACGCCTGATGGGTTCCGAGAAAGTGGATCTGAATGAAAAGGGAAATCCTGCCATCGTTTTAATTGCCGGTTTGCAAGGTTCCGGTAAAACTACTTTTTCGGCCAAACTGGCCAATTACCTTAAAACTAAGAAAGGTAAGAAACTATTATTGGTTGCTTGCGACGTTTATCGTCCTGCAGCTATTAAACAATTGCAGGTTTTAGGCGAACAGATCGGGGTTGAAGTATTTACTGAAATTGATAATAACAACCCTATTAAAATAGCCAAGCATGCAATTAGTTATGCAAAAGATAAAGGCCTGAATTATGTAATCGTTGATACAGCAGGTCGTTTGGCGATTGATGATGAGATGATGAACGAAATTTCGTCGATCAAAAATACCATTAATCCGCATGAAACCTTGTTTGTAGTAGATTCAATGACAGGTCAGGATGCGGTTAATACTGCCAAAACCTTTAATGATCGATTGGATTATGACGGCGTTGTTTTAACAAAATTAGATGGCGATACACGTGGTGGGGCCGCATTAACAATTCGATCGGTTGTTAATAAACCAATCAAGTTTGTGGGTATTGGCGAGAAAATGGAGGCCATCGATATTTTTCATCCAAGCAGGATGGCAGATCGTATTCTGGGGATGGGCGACATTGTTTCGTTGGTTGAAAAAGCACAGGAACAATACGATGTAGAAGAAGCTAAAATTCTGCAACGAAAAATTGTCAAGAATCAGTTCAATTTTAATGATTTTCTTTCTCAGATCAAGCAAATCAAAAAAATGGGTAATGTGAAGGATTTGATGGGAATGATACCGGGAATGAGCAAAGCATTGAAAGATACAGAAATTGACGATGATGCCTTCAAAAGCATTGAAGCCATCATCTATTCGATGACGCCTCAGGAACGGGAAGATCCGAAATTATTGAACGGTACTCGAAAAAAACGTGTGGCCATAGGCAGCGGGACAGATATTCAGGAAGTAAACAGATTGATTAAACAATTTGGAGAAACCAGCAAAATGATGAAAATGATGACAGGCGGCAAAGGCAAAAATATGATGAATTTGATGCGGAATGCAGGGAGAAGATAG
- a CDS encoding LemA family protein translates to MNPTIIIIIAIALVLLIIIGMYNSLIRARNEVDNAFGGMDVQLKKRYDLIPNIVASIKQYAIHEKETLNNLTEMRTKAISGNLSSDEKVALDNQISAGMKSIMVAVENYPDLKASANFLNLQHTLNEVESQISAARRTYNAVITDFNNAVQTFPKSIIAGMMHLKHKEVFVIPESEREVVNVNNLFK, encoded by the coding sequence ATGAATCCAACAATCATCATTATTATTGCCATCGCGTTGGTACTACTTATTATTATTGGCATGTACAACAGCCTTATACGTGCCAGAAACGAAGTTGACAACGCATTCGGAGGCATGGATGTTCAACTCAAAAAGCGTTATGACCTGATCCCAAATATTGTTGCATCGATTAAACAGTACGCGATTCATGAGAAAGAAACATTAAACAACCTGACAGAAATGAGAACAAAAGCGATCAGTGGAAATCTTTCGAGCGATGAGAAAGTGGCCCTCGATAATCAAATTTCTGCAGGTATGAAAAGTATAATGGTGGCCGTAGAAAATTATCCTGACCTAAAAGCAAGTGCGAATTTCCTCAACCTTCAACATACATTGAACGAAGTTGAATCACAAATATCGGCAGCACGCCGGACTTACAATGCTGTAATTACTGATTTTAATAATGCGGTACAAACCTTTCCTAAAAGCATTATTGCCGGGATGATGCATTTAAAACACAAAGAAGTATTTGTAATTCCGGAGTCCGAACGTGAAGTTGTGAACGTAAACAATTTATTTAAATAA
- a CDS encoding DUF3137 domain-containing protein, with the protein MIKREELEQLYNKDLKEKLSGLEGMRKKLLFHRLVGIAGIVVSFIIFIVTLTTASTLNNSVIFSIIILAAIIIFSIVILILSIKKKRLYRNAYKSEVVSKIVHAIDPNWNYVPDQYISITEYLESDLFRTHYDKYEGDDFISGVIDKTDFRCSELHTQYKSISTDHDGHRQDKWVTIFKGLFFHADFNKHFTGKTYIAPDVAERILGNMGKKLQKITGKADLVKLENPEFEKYFVVHATDQIEARYILTPTIMEALVKIHKEYKRPIHLSFIGSRVYCAMSFTKNLFEPKIMRSGVKFEDVENMYNLFMVNATIIKELNLNTRIWTKA; encoded by the coding sequence ATGATTAAAAGAGAAGAACTTGAACAATTATACAACAAGGATTTAAAAGAAAAATTATCGGGGCTTGAGGGAATGCGTAAAAAACTACTCTTCCATCGATTGGTCGGTATTGCAGGGATCGTTGTTTCTTTTATTATTTTTATTGTTACCCTTACTACTGCTTCTACACTAAATAATTCTGTTATATTTTCAATTATTATATTAGCTGCAATCATCATTTTTTCAATCGTCATTCTTATTCTTTCGATTAAAAAAAAGAGGTTATATCGTAATGCCTATAAATCGGAAGTAGTTTCAAAGATTGTTCACGCTATCGACCCAAATTGGAACTATGTTCCCGATCAATATATCAGCATCACCGAATATTTAGAAAGTGATTTATTCAGAACGCATTACGACAAATATGAAGGAGATGATTTTATTTCGGGTGTAATTGATAAAACCGACTTCAGATGCTCAGAATTACATACGCAGTATAAAAGTATCAGTACCGATCATGATGGGCATCGTCAGGATAAATGGGTCACTATTTTTAAAGGGTTGTTTTTTCATGCCGATTTTAACAAACACTTTACAGGGAAAACTTATATTGCCCCCGATGTAGCAGAAAGAATTCTCGGCAATATGGGGAAAAAGTTACAAAAGATTACGGGAAAAGCCGACTTAGTTAAATTAGAAAACCCAGAGTTCGAAAAATATTTTGTGGTCCATGCAACCGACCAAATTGAAGCGCGATACATCCTAACCCCAACGATTATGGAGGCATTGGTAAAAATACATAAAGAATACAAGCGCCCCATTCATTTGTCGTTTATCGGATCGAGGGTTTATTGTGCCATGAGTTTTACAAAAAATCTGTTCGAACCGAAAATAATGCGTTCGGGTGTTAAGTTTGAGGATGTGGAAAATATGTATAATTTATTCATGGTAAATGCTACCATCATTAAAGAATTGAATTTGAATACCCGTATCTGGACAAAGGCCTAG
- a CDS encoding IS1595 family transposase gives MNIIQITNNFPTELSAINYFEKVRWGNKIRCPYCNSIKKSARNQDHRYHCKECEKTYSVTVNTHLHNTRLPLKMWLYAIALISDAKKGMSAKQLERNLGIHYETAWTMYHKLRDLMTIENNSIRLNGVVEMDETFLGGKPRKNAKMMLSSSEKENLDLKLYDLKQDFGCSESKYKKKYPTVKPKRGRGANRPIVAGIVERDGNVIAEVMNQLTHSELKAMVKKHVDMDESILVTDEYKGYHRMNNIIEHIKIDHQKMWSYKGINTNSIEGFWSIIKRGLVGQYHHVSLEYLPKYIAEFVFKYNNRNEDDMFITLVRNCMLNK, from the coding sequence ATGAACATAATCCAAATAACGAATAATTTCCCAACAGAATTAAGCGCAATCAATTACTTTGAAAAAGTACGCTGGGGGAATAAAATACGCTGTCCTTATTGTAATTCTATTAAAAAGTCAGCAAGGAATCAAGATCACCGTTATCATTGTAAGGAATGTGAAAAAACATATTCAGTAACGGTTAACACCCATTTACATAATACAAGGTTACCTTTAAAAATGTGGCTCTATGCAATTGCTTTAATCAGTGATGCAAAGAAAGGAATGTCAGCAAAACAGCTTGAAAGGAACTTAGGCATACATTATGAAACCGCTTGGACAATGTATCATAAACTTAGGGATTTGATGACAATCGAAAATAACTCAATCAGGTTAAATGGAGTTGTAGAAATGGATGAAACATTTTTAGGTGGCAAACCTCGCAAAAATGCAAAAATGATGCTTTCATCTTCTGAAAAAGAAAATCTGGATTTAAAGCTTTACGACTTGAAACAAGATTTTGGATGTTCGGAATCAAAGTATAAGAAAAAATATCCAACCGTAAAACCTAAAAGGGGCAGGGGTGCAAACCGTCCTATTGTGGCTGGAATAGTTGAAAGAGATGGAAATGTGATCGCTGAAGTAATGAATCAGTTAACCCATAGCGAATTAAAAGCAATGGTTAAAAAGCACGTTGACATGGACGAATCAATTTTGGTTACAGATGAATATAAAGGTTATCATCGAATGAATAATATCATTGAACACATTAAAATTGATCATCAGAAAATGTGGAGTTATAAAGGAATCAATACTAATTCGATTGAGGGTTTTTGGTCTATTATCAAACGTGGATTAGTAGGGCAGTATCATCATGTAAGCCTTGAATATTTGCCTAAATATATAGCCGAATTTGTGTTTAAATACAACAATCGCAATGAAGATGATATGTTTATAACATTGGTTAGAAATTGTATGTTAAATAAATGA